A section of the Pedobacter sp. HDW13 genome encodes:
- a CDS encoding triple tyrosine motif-containing protein — MQKLLCFLLLLVVCTSTHIFAADIKSIGVPYIENYPKSVYSSGNQNWSIAKDKNGVMYFGNAEGLLTFDGRYWQKYRMPNRQIVRAVATDNQGRIYTGSFGEFGFWAIKNNKLSYNSLTNLLPKGIKIDDEVWKIYIDRDRVIFQSFSKIFIYKNNKIEVVKSPSSFLFLHKVNQRYFIEVLEQGLFELIGNKLVHLPQSEQMGKEGILSILPYKNNGLIIGTSKNGLFTYDGNNFTPLNTPANNYLKTYQLNNGVSLLGKYYAYGTILNGLIIIDENGRVVQRINKSSGLQNNTILSLYADNEQNLWTGLDNGIDRIELNSPLYFYFDKTGQFGTVYSSIIFNNKIYLGTNQGLFYSEWSPYNLLPFNFRLIPNSQGQVWELAIIDNELICGHNSGTFKVLGDQIEWISRSSGGWTIKKLNSNPNYLVQGTYTGLSLFTKSPGAGLRFATKIAGFGAPSRYVEQDNRGDIWVGHAYKGLFKLSLSPDYTRVTSTKYFDEKNGLPGNYNINIFNLENKIVFSSDAGFYTYDELSNKFTKYEVLNKNLGSFETSNKIIPAGSKKYWFINHGKTALVNFSEPGKIEIDSNQFSILDGRMVQYYENISRISDSIYLISVDDGFVIYNPTAELNIQKQKLPAVLIRRIEDITDKFSLISETGNGEEPTEIQNSRNNIRISYTLPYYRQAKVKYQFYLEGYSRTWFDWTYATQKDFTNLSAGTYTFKVRAKIDDSTVSAETVYTFTILRPWYLNNWAILFYTILFVVVLILGKKIYERKLQRDSQKITNRLKAEQQERLRQEAEISEKQIIKLQTEKLQAELASKNRELANSAMTLVYKNELLQKLADDITKLKDENGKKLSDEQTRKIQKVINDGMNDERDWHLFENSFNEAHESFFKKLKAQHPDLVPNDLKLCAYLRMNMSSKEMSSLLNISLRGVEIRRYRLRKKLEVPHDKNLTEFLMEL, encoded by the coding sequence ATGCAAAAACTTCTATGTTTTCTTTTATTGCTTGTCGTTTGTACTTCTACCCATATTTTTGCTGCTGATATTAAAAGCATTGGTGTACCGTACATAGAAAATTATCCAAAATCAGTTTATTCATCAGGTAACCAGAACTGGAGCATAGCAAAAGACAAAAATGGTGTAATGTACTTTGGTAATGCCGAGGGTTTATTAACTTTCGATGGCCGTTACTGGCAGAAATACAGAATGCCAAACCGCCAGATTGTTAGAGCCGTTGCTACTGATAACCAGGGTAGAATATACACAGGCAGCTTTGGAGAGTTTGGCTTCTGGGCTATCAAAAACAACAAATTAAGCTATAATTCACTTACCAATCTCCTCCCAAAAGGTATAAAAATAGATGATGAAGTTTGGAAAATCTATATAGATCGCGACCGGGTAATTTTTCAATCTTTTTCAAAAATCTTCATCTACAAAAACAATAAAATCGAAGTGGTAAAGTCGCCTTCTTCTTTTTTGTTCTTGCATAAAGTTAATCAACGGTATTTTATAGAGGTGCTGGAGCAAGGCCTGTTCGAGCTTATTGGCAATAAACTGGTACACCTGCCGCAGAGTGAGCAAATGGGCAAAGAAGGAATTCTCTCCATTTTACCTTATAAAAACAACGGACTGATTATTGGCACCAGTAAAAATGGGCTTTTTACTTACGATGGCAACAATTTCACCCCTTTAAACACCCCGGCAAACAATTACCTAAAAACCTATCAGTTAAATAATGGTGTAAGTTTATTGGGCAAATATTATGCTTACGGCACCATTTTAAACGGTTTAATCATTATCGATGAAAATGGCAGGGTTGTGCAACGCATTAATAAATCGAGCGGATTGCAAAACAATACCATATTAAGTTTATACGCAGATAATGAGCAAAACCTCTGGACAGGTTTGGATAACGGAATCGACCGTATTGAACTCAATTCTCCCCTTTATTTTTACTTTGATAAAACAGGTCAGTTTGGTACCGTATACTCCAGTATCATTTTTAACAATAAAATTTATCTCGGCACCAATCAGGGCCTATTTTACAGCGAGTGGTCGCCGTATAATCTCCTCCCCTTCAATTTTCGTTTAATACCGAATTCGCAAGGACAGGTTTGGGAATTGGCCATTATCGATAATGAGTTAATTTGTGGCCATAACAGCGGTACCTTTAAGGTTTTGGGCGATCAAATAGAATGGATATCAAGATCATCGGGTGGCTGGACCATTAAAAAACTAAATTCTAACCCAAATTACCTGGTTCAGGGTACTTATACAGGCTTATCTCTCTTTACCAAATCACCAGGTGCAGGATTGAGGTTCGCAACAAAAATAGCAGGATTTGGAGCTCCTTCGAGATATGTTGAGCAAGACAACAGAGGCGACATTTGGGTGGGCCATGCTTACAAGGGCTTATTTAAATTAAGCCTTAGCCCCGATTATACCAGGGTAACGAGCACCAAATATTTTGACGAGAAAAATGGCTTACCAGGCAATTACAACATCAATATTTTCAATCTGGAGAATAAGATTGTCTTTTCATCTGATGCTGGTTTTTACACCTACGATGAGTTAAGTAATAAATTCACCAAATACGAGGTACTCAATAAAAACCTGGGCTCTTTCGAAACCTCGAATAAAATTATCCCAGCCGGAAGTAAAAAATATTGGTTCATCAATCACGGTAAAACCGCTTTGGTTAATTTTAGCGAACCTGGCAAGATAGAAATAGATTCGAACCAATTTAGCATTTTGGATGGCCGGATGGTGCAGTACTATGAAAATATTAGCCGCATAAGTGATTCAATTTATCTCATTAGTGTTGATGATGGGTTTGTGATTTATAATCCAACGGCTGAGCTAAACATCCAGAAACAAAAACTACCAGCCGTGTTGATCAGGCGGATTGAAGATATTACCGATAAATTTTCGCTGATTAGCGAAACTGGCAATGGCGAGGAGCCTACTGAGATTCAGAACAGCAGAAACAATATCCGCATTTCTTATACACTACCTTATTACAGGCAGGCCAAAGTGAAATATCAGTTTTACCTGGAAGGTTATTCGAGAACTTGGTTTGACTGGACTTACGCTACCCAAAAAGATTTTACCAACCTAAGTGCTGGTACCTATACTTTTAAAGTAAGGGCAAAAATTGATGACAGCACAGTAAGTGCCGAAACAGTTTATACATTCACCATCCTACGCCCGTGGTATTTGAATAATTGGGCTATATTATTTTACACCATTTTATTTGTGGTGGTTTTAATTTTGGGCAAAAAGATATATGAAAGGAAACTGCAGCGCGACAGTCAAAAAATTACCAACCGTTTAAAGGCAGAGCAACAGGAAAGATTAAGACAGGAAGCCGAAATTAGCGAAAAGCAAATCATTAAGCTCCAAACAGAAAAACTTCAGGCCGAGCTCGCTTCGAAAAACAGGGAACTGGCCAATTCTGCTATGACCCTGGTGTATAAGAATGAGCTGCTTCAAAAACTGGCAGATGATATAACCAAGCTTAAAGATGAAAACGGGAAGAAACTTTCTGATGAGCAAACCCGCAAAATACAGAAAGTAATTAACGACGGTATGAACGACGAGCGCGACTGGCACCTGTTCGAAAACAGCTTTAATGAAGCACACGAAAGTTTCTTTAAAAAGTTAAAGGCGCAACATCCTGATCTCGTACCTAACGATTTAAAGCTCTGCGCTTATTTAAGGATGAACATGAGCAGTAAAGAAATGTCGTCCTTACTGAACATCAGTTTAAGAGGTGTAGAGATCCGCAGGTACCGCCTGCGCAAAAAACTAGAAGTACCGCACGATAAAAATTTAACCGAGTTTTTAATGGAGCTTTAG
- a CDS encoding TonB-dependent receptor, whose amino-acid sequence MKRIFTRISVLAVFCLLAINVAFAQNITVKGKVIDGGDKTPLPGVSILIKGTQNGTQTDVNGNYSISVPGNATLVFNFVGYTAQEQAVNNQTTINVSLASSTQQLEQVVVVGYGTQRKIDVTGSVASVKGEDISKQASVNAVSALQGKVAGVNITNSGTPGSTPQITIRGTGTIFGALGVLYVVDGVWYDDISFLNPADIADMSILKDASSQSIYGIRAANGVILVTTNKGKTGNPVINYNGSVGYKKVTNQIEMANATEYATIINELSASNSAQALFANPASYGEGTNWYNQAFRNALQTNHQISINGGTEKTTYNFSLGYTNEDGIVKTQNWKRYTAKFSNDFQVLKSLKLGYSISGTSINSNDINGGIFRQLYAAGPVVPVYYADGTYGDANDFSLGGGNNFNPQVTLDFFNQKSKNYRINGNVYAELTFAKNFTFRTSAGGDFGQNEVRGYTPSYQATQGQRNDISKLIVNRDENRNWILENTLTYKNTFGDHNLTLLAGTTAQRRKNYYINSSALNVPYSSDGDLYLALGTASNREVIDGGSLSTYLSYFGRANYSFKNKYLLNATLRADAASQFFGGGDLWGYFPAVGAGWVISNEDFMKDQNVVNNLKLKGSWGKVGNAGVPLNPTTLTVTQSAGYVAIFNGVAYTGASVASLVPSFLNWERTTGTDIGIEAAFLKNRLNIEASYYNKKTEQAIFEIPILSSIGTSSSRMIGNQADLQNRGFEFLATWRDQPKDDFSYSISANIGINNNKVLSVITGLNPIYNGGQGIANGALATRTVQGGPIGSFFGYQVAGIFQTPAEVAASAQNTSAKPGDFRYIDQNGDGVIDGKDRVVLGNPNPKYSYGINTTFAYKGWDLSFDIQGVADVDVYNANIAYRFGNENFSKDFYDNRWHGAGTSNTYPSANVGSTTNAAPNSFYVEDGSYIRLRTIQLGYALPASLMSKWTMKKVRVFLDAQNAINLFGYKGFTPEIGYDAGSGPISRGIDASVYPLSAIYRLGLQVQF is encoded by the coding sequence ATGAAAAGAATCTTTACAAGAATTTCTGTTCTGGCCGTATTTTGTTTACTCGCAATTAACGTAGCATTTGCGCAAAACATTACTGTGAAAGGTAAGGTAATTGATGGCGGCGATAAAACTCCATTGCCGGGCGTATCTATTTTAATTAAAGGCACACAAAACGGTACACAGACAGATGTAAACGGCAACTACTCCATTAGTGTGCCGGGCAACGCCACTCTGGTATTTAACTTTGTTGGCTATACAGCACAAGAGCAGGCTGTAAATAACCAAACTACAATCAATGTATCCTTAGCTTCATCAACACAACAATTAGAGCAGGTTGTGGTTGTTGGTTATGGTACGCAGAGAAAAATTGATGTTACCGGATCGGTAGCTTCAGTTAAAGGCGAAGACATTTCAAAACAAGCGTCTGTTAATGCAGTAAGCGCATTACAAGGTAAGGTAGCAGGTGTTAATATTACCAACTCTGGTACGCCAGGTTCAACACCTCAAATCACAATCCGCGGTACAGGTACTATTTTTGGAGCCTTAGGTGTTTTATATGTAGTTGACGGAGTATGGTACGATGATATCAGTTTCTTAAACCCAGCTGATATTGCTGACATGAGTATCTTAAAAGATGCATCATCCCAATCAATTTATGGTATCCGTGCAGCTAATGGTGTTATCCTGGTAACCACAAACAAAGGTAAAACCGGTAATCCTGTAATTAACTACAACGGTTCAGTTGGATACAAAAAAGTAACCAACCAAATTGAAATGGCTAACGCTACAGAATATGCAACGATTATCAACGAATTATCGGCATCAAACTCCGCTCAGGCATTGTTTGCGAACCCAGCCAGCTATGGTGAAGGGACTAACTGGTATAATCAGGCCTTTAGAAATGCCCTGCAAACCAATCATCAAATTTCTATAAATGGTGGCACAGAGAAAACAACTTATAATTTTTCACTAGGTTATACAAATGAAGATGGTATTGTTAAAACCCAAAACTGGAAACGTTATACTGCTAAATTTTCAAATGATTTTCAAGTGTTGAAATCGTTAAAATTAGGTTATTCTATCTCAGGTACGTCAATTAACTCCAATGACATAAATGGTGGTATTTTCCGTCAGTTATATGCTGCTGGCCCGGTTGTTCCGGTTTACTACGCAGATGGAACTTATGGCGATGCAAATGATTTCAGCTTAGGTGGTGGTAATAACTTCAACCCTCAGGTAACCTTAGATTTCTTTAACCAAAAATCTAAAAACTACCGCATAAACGGTAATGTTTATGCAGAATTAACTTTTGCCAAAAATTTTACTTTTAGAACAAGTGCAGGTGGCGACTTCGGACAAAATGAAGTAAGAGGCTATACCCCTTCTTATCAGGCAACCCAGGGTCAAAGAAATGATATCAGTAAGTTAATTGTTAACAGAGATGAAAACAGAAACTGGATTCTTGAAAACACTTTAACCTATAAAAACACATTTGGTGATCATAATTTAACTTTATTGGCTGGTACAACAGCTCAAAGAAGAAAGAATTATTATATCAACTCCAGTGCATTAAATGTTCCATATTCAAGTGATGGCGATTTATATCTGGCTTTAGGTACAGCCTCGAATCGTGAGGTAATTGATGGAGGTAGTTTATCAACTTACCTATCTTACTTCGGTAGAGCAAATTATTCATTCAAAAACAAATATTTATTGAACGCTACATTACGTGCCGATGCTGCCTCGCAATTTTTTGGTGGTGGCGATCTTTGGGGTTACTTCCCTGCAGTTGGTGCTGGCTGGGTTATTTCCAATGAAGATTTCATGAAAGACCAAAATGTAGTGAATAACTTAAAATTAAAAGGATCGTGGGGTAAAGTAGGTAATGCTGGAGTTCCATTAAATCCAACTACTTTAACAGTAACGCAAAGTGCTGGTTATGTAGCTATTTTTAATGGCGTAGCGTATACTGGAGCAAGCGTTGCTTCGTTAGTACCTTCATTCTTAAATTGGGAACGTACAACAGGTACCGATATCGGTATTGAAGCCGCATTCCTTAAAAATCGACTGAATATTGAAGCTAGTTATTACAATAAGAAAACCGAACAGGCAATTTTCGAAATCCCGATCTTAAGCTCAATTGGTACTTCCTCAAGTAGAATGATTGGTAACCAGGCCGATTTACAGAACCGTGGTTTTGAGTTTTTAGCAACCTGGAGAGATCAACCGAAAGATGATTTTAGCTATTCCATTAGTGCAAACATAGGAATTAACAATAACAAAGTGTTATCGGTAATTACCGGTTTAAATCCAATTTACAATGGTGGGCAAGGTATTGCTAATGGTGCTTTGGCCACACGTACCGTTCAAGGAGGTCCAATCGGATCATTCTTTGGTTATCAGGTTGCCGGCATTTTCCAAACTCCAGCGGAAGTTGCAGCCTCTGCACAAAATACTTCTGCTAAACCTGGAGATTTTAGATATATAGATCAAAATGGTGATGGTGTTATTGATGGAAAAGATCGTGTTGTATTAGGAAATCCAAATCCTAAATACAGTTACGGTATCAATACAACTTTCGCTTACAAAGGATGGGATTTGTCATTCGATATTCAAGGTGTGGCAGATGTTGATGTTTACAATGCCAACATTGCCTATCGTTTCGGTAATGAGAACTTCAGCAAAGATTTTTACGATAACAGATGGCATGGTGCTGGTACCTCTAACACTTACCCTTCAGCGAACGTTGGTTCAACAACCAATGCAGCTCCAAACTCTTTCTATGTTGAAGATGGTTCATATATCCGTCTAAGAACAATTCAGTTAGGTTATGCACTCCCTGCAAGCTTAATGAGCAAATGGACAATGAAAAAAGTAAGGGTATTCCTTGATGCACAAAATGCAATCAACCTATTCGGTTATAAAGGTTTTACACCAGAAATTGGTTACGATGCTGGTTCAGGCCCTATCTCAAGAGGTATTGATGCCAGTGTGTATCCGCTTTCTGCTATTTATAGATTAGGTCTTCAAGTGCAATTCTAA
- a CDS encoding RagB/SusD family nutrient uptake outer membrane protein, whose amino-acid sequence MKLNHKKTYIQKFGFIALCASTLVIPACKKDFLNVDPQAKQPAVTFWKTQDDATKAVNAIYANLRTWGNTAFPALAVESIPGDDAEKGSSANDASYLNNFDNYTASSTEGQFGGFWEAQYQNINLCNQVLDNIPAISMDASLKSRYIAEAKFVRAYSYFRLVRAFGDVPLRLNIPKDASEFNTPRTPKAQVYAAIEKDLDDAAAVLPQTYPAADLGRATKGAALGLHAKVAMYLGKWDAVLSYTNTVMTLGYDLYPNFQEGFRTTRENNIESVFEIQCELLLNNKDASNSQYSQVQGVRGSVAGWGFNVPTAALAAAFETGDVRRNGTIIFRGETTPQGDAIAATGDNPMYNEKSYVPFSLIVSGYTEGSQQNVRVLRFADVLLMNAEAANELGNTTLAKTSLNKVRARARGGVAGVLPDVTTNDKDALRQAIWKERQVELAMESDRYFDVIRQGRGTAVFGAKGWKAGKNEVWPIPSTEIDKSAGTLTQNPGY is encoded by the coding sequence ATGAAATTAAATCATAAAAAAACATATATTCAAAAGTTTGGATTTATAGCTTTATGCGCAAGTACATTAGTGATACCCGCGTGTAAAAAGGATTTCCTGAATGTAGATCCTCAGGCCAAACAACCAGCGGTAACATTCTGGAAAACCCAGGATGATGCCACAAAAGCAGTTAACGCTATCTATGCCAATTTAAGAACCTGGGGAAATACAGCTTTCCCGGCTTTAGCAGTGGAAAGTATCCCTGGCGATGACGCCGAAAAAGGAAGTTCTGCTAATGACGCCAGTTATTTAAACAATTTTGATAACTATACAGCTTCTTCAACAGAAGGCCAGTTTGGCGGTTTTTGGGAAGCTCAGTATCAAAATATCAACTTGTGCAACCAGGTATTAGATAATATTCCGGCTATTAGCATGGATGCCAGCCTAAAGTCGCGCTACATTGCTGAAGCAAAATTTGTTCGTGCCTATTCTTATTTCAGATTAGTGCGTGCATTTGGTGATGTTCCTTTACGTTTAAACATACCAAAGGATGCCTCAGAATTTAACACTCCAAGAACACCAAAAGCTCAGGTTTATGCTGCAATTGAGAAAGATTTAGATGATGCTGCTGCAGTATTGCCTCAAACATACCCTGCTGCTGATTTAGGTAGAGCAACAAAAGGTGCAGCATTAGGTTTACATGCCAAAGTTGCGATGTATTTAGGCAAATGGGATGCTGTTCTTTCTTACACCAACACGGTTATGACTTTAGGTTACGATTTATATCCTAACTTCCAGGAAGGATTCCGTACCACCCGCGAAAATAACATCGAATCTGTATTTGAAATTCAATGCGAACTATTGCTAAACAATAAGGATGCTTCTAACTCTCAATACAGTCAGGTTCAGGGTGTTCGTGGTTCAGTGGCAGGCTGGGGCTTTAATGTGCCAACTGCTGCACTAGCTGCTGCCTTTGAGACAGGCGATGTAAGAAGAAATGGAACAATTATCTTCAGAGGAGAAACTACTCCACAAGGCGATGCAATTGCAGCAACAGGCGATAACCCAATGTATAATGAGAAATCTTATGTTCCATTTAGCTTAATTGTTTCTGGCTACACCGAAGGTTCTCAACAAAATGTACGTGTACTTCGTTTTGCCGACGTTTTATTAATGAATGCTGAGGCTGCTAACGAGCTAGGCAATACTACATTGGCTAAAACATCTTTAAACAAAGTTCGCGCTCGTGCCCGTGGCGGTGTTGCCGGTGTTTTACCTGATGTTACAACCAATGACAAAGATGCATTACGTCAGGCTATCTGGAAAGAAAGACAAGTAGAATTAGCTATGGAATCTGATCGTTATTTTGATGTAATTCGTCAGGGTCGTGGTACTGCTGTTTTCGGTGCTAAAGGCTGGAAAGCCGGTAAAAACGAAGTTTGGCCAATACCTTCTACCGAGATCGATAAAAGTGCAGGTACTTTAACACAAAATCCAGGTTATTAA
- a CDS encoding LamG domain-containing protein, which produces MKTKYFLLMATVTLGLSSCQKEFDPASYAPPLNIGGYTSSKQIATSSLVAYWAFDGSYTDSISNTVGVNTGTSFAKGIKGQGLQGALNGYVVSNTPAAVQSLKSFTLSLWEKMPLNDKGIVGLVDVAKSSDFWGNLTFFFENGGDATTGKLVARTYTGVVNNGGDNFLKLTDPWNKWNQIVYSYDAATSTFKVYFNGSKIGEKTVANLGQLTFQDAGKMVFGTVQFQTTPSLTTSTGKQDWASYLVGQLDEVRIYNKALTADEISALAKLEGRGK; this is translated from the coding sequence ATGAAAACAAAATATTTTTTATTGATGGCGACAGTAACACTGGGGTTATCATCCTGCCAAAAAGAATTTGATCCGGCCAGTTATGCCCCACCACTAAACATTGGCGGCTACACCAGCTCAAAGCAAATTGCTACCAGCAGCTTAGTAGCCTACTGGGCTTTTGATGGCAGCTATACCGATAGTATTTCTAATACTGTTGGTGTTAACACCGGAACCTCTTTTGCAAAAGGAATTAAAGGACAAGGCTTACAGGGGGCTTTAAATGGTTATGTGGTATCTAATACCCCAGCAGCGGTTCAAAGCTTAAAAAGTTTTACACTTTCCCTTTGGGAGAAAATGCCTTTAAACGATAAAGGGATTGTTGGTTTGGTAGATGTAGCTAAATCTTCTGATTTTTGGGGCAACCTTACATTTTTCTTTGAAAATGGCGGTGACGCTACCACTGGAAAATTAGTTGCAAGAACTTATACTGGTGTTGTTAACAACGGAGGTGATAATTTCTTAAAACTAACAGATCCATGGAACAAATGGAATCAAATTGTATACTCGTACGATGCTGCGACATCTACATTTAAAGTTTACTTCAATGGATCTAAAATTGGCGAAAAAACGGTAGCTAACTTAGGTCAATTAACTTTCCAGGATGCTGGTAAAATGGTTTTTGGAACGGTTCAATTCCAAACTACGCCAAGTTTAACTACATCAACTGGTAAGCAAGATTGGGCTAGTTATCTGGTTGGTCAATTAGATGAAGTTCGCATTTACAATAAAGCTTTAACAGCAGATGAAATCAGTGCTCTTGCAAAGCTTGAAGGTAGAGGAAAATAA